From Methylosinus sp. C49, one genomic window encodes:
- a CDS encoding zincin-like metallopeptidase domain-containing protein produces the protein MNNNIKRNGRASTRRDHYQDVTDRIVAALEAGTAPWRRPWDPEKSGGPLSPINAVTGRRYHGINDLLLGMSLFSFASGDPRYCSYKQAKARGWQVRAGEKGTTVFFYKQLRVEDRDAPADGEEHTRNIPLLRAYTVFNGSQIDGIPEFVPPTIEEAPWRRFDGADIILRNSGAVVRIGGDQAFYSPSTDHIQLPPERAFRSPEAYAAVQMHELCHYSGAPSRLNRDLTGRFGSAKYAFEELVADIASCLVNTELGLPTEIENHASYISFWLARLKSDKREIFRAAAAAQKAADYCLAFHPDFAGSQSDSDGHDAAESDAPLVEAA, from the coding sequence AACATCAAGAGAAATGGACGGGCGTCCACGCGTCGCGACCATTACCAAGACGTCACGGACCGCATCGTCGCTGCTCTCGAAGCAGGCACGGCTCCCTGGCGCAGGCCCTGGGATCCCGAAAAATCGGGCGGGCCACTCTCGCCGATCAACGCCGTCACGGGGCGCCGCTATCACGGGATCAACGATCTTCTGCTCGGCATGTCGCTATTTTCATTCGCGAGCGGCGATCCACGCTATTGCAGCTATAAGCAGGCGAAGGCCAGGGGCTGGCAGGTGCGCGCCGGTGAAAAGGGCACGACCGTCTTCTTCTATAAGCAGCTACGCGTCGAGGATCGTGACGCTCCCGCCGATGGCGAGGAGCACACGCGCAACATCCCTCTGCTTCGCGCCTACACGGTATTTAACGGCTCGCAGATCGACGGTATCCCTGAATTCGTGCCGCCGACGATCGAGGAAGCGCCGTGGCGCCGGTTCGACGGGGCCGACATCATTCTGCGCAACAGCGGCGCCGTGGTTCGCATTGGCGGCGACCAAGCCTTCTATAGTCCGTCGACCGACCACATTCAGCTACCGCCGGAACGCGCATTCCGATCTCCAGAGGCATACGCAGCTGTGCAAATGCACGAGCTTTGCCATTATTCTGGCGCGCCGAGTCGGCTGAACCGTGATCTCACAGGACGCTTCGGTTCGGCGAAATACGCATTCGAAGAACTCGTCGCGGACATAGCGAGCTGTCTCGTCAACACCGAGCTCGGTCTACCGACTGAAATCGAGAACCACGCGAGCTATATCTCGTTCTGGCTCGCGCGATTGAAGAGCGATAAGCGCGAAATCTTTCGCGCCGCCGCAGCGGCGCAGAAGGCCGCCGACTATTGCCTCGCCTTTCATCCGGACTTCGCCGGAAGCCAAAGCGACTCGGATGGGCACGACGCCGCTGAAAGCGACGCGCCCCTCGTCGAGGCCGCGTGA